In Schizosaccharomyces osmophilus chromosome 2, complete sequence, the following proteins share a genomic window:
- the rng2 gene encoding IQGAP domain cytoskeleton scaffold protein Rng2 encodes MRTSTMRWKDKQRDTIQALNYLCRVTEAKNWIEECLDTNLGPISTFEQSLRNGVVLAKLVLRFQPFRRFRVFESDELQFRHSDNINKFLDFIADIKLPEIFHFELTDIYEGKNLPKVIYCIHALSFFLSMQNLAPPLVRINENLNFADDDVAQIVRRLQQSNAILPNFTALSSDFMLRASPTLSPTRNPAASPKHSRARSQDLSDSGSAFSSPLTSPLKYKEEDTRSPLSSSTSHRRTKSSLPSLNSFKSSTPALSSSSKLNGFEDSFLQPPSSSLRDSPSPSFFTTFSPNRRREALFSYYNPYHQLERAPFQDNVLNGVQACCRGVIARIKLVDVLQSLAEQSTHVETFQAMIRGYLSRSTYKINENAYEEMVRWTESLQSSIRGHLVRVEYKEKVLRNESLRSVPKMQAVIRAGFYRRSQVAILERLKEKESSFILIQSSSHGYLTRHQIVNMLDNLYHYIPSIIQLQSVIRGALFRNRLKQLSRELDSFPYRFHAMCRGFFLRRRLNNLKSSLESQSSSFTSLSTLSRGCLLRSIYKGHLKQLHYLSPSLIPLQSICRGLLSQRWQLNILEELYSHTASVTTLQSFIRGFLTRISVAKLNIHLVKHSRDILFVQSAVRAVLLRDDVNFIEIQLESSIDETLALQSTIRGCLARSNFARKLQSFHQKMENPIIAKSVYRGRQEGLAYRELATARNPPVMTVKNFVHLLDDNNFDFEEDVCIENMRKEIVKLVRENETIEEHINELDVKIALLVKNKISLDDVLKHHNKYKPGKQVSDYIANSRSMKTLNNSSRRYLDLVQCFFYVLQTNEIYITNYLHILNKSNPSFMQLRHITYLILQIFGHASNRREEVLFLRLMTNVLNMEVSQAETTEDILNNESIWKILLMGLLGNIRDAKLWKSILSRMHKILVYDERMDFEINPVALLKQFEPNRKDHSENPKVALNIAMQHSPTRNLYVGRLRELRKLCQSFIIALSRNIESFPFSLCYVASQLKLSLEQNFPSARKEWVFGIIGRFVFDNYIKPLLISPDNYKLVEGHINALQRKNLNCFSDILSEIFSVEPRDSRQLGFLRPLSEFIEVSKQDIVIFLEHLTDVVDPETYFEFDVFEDIVSTKRPVIYMKRDDILNIYTQISRASDLIATDSPNDPLRAVISELESTSPKDDEFLESETDIKLELSPRFCTVEDPVAEERSLIVQTKRYIFFIIRVQNGTSLMDILVKPVTDEDEETWRELLVAEAERNQRFEAFDDTLSSSSFAELKYLALTNVLELENLGFANRSNNYQDIVNSIALDIRNKSKRRLQRQRELDFGRQNLVSLKDKRAFLDSQLKSYNEYIEQAMETLQSKKGKKKLIPFSKQYFHMRELRKSGRVPRFGSFKYTATKLYDRGILVSMSHMPHHDKLYITISADEVGKFTLEASSNAVQVTSPRCELQLDDLLSAQYNKVLTIDVLEGRLKFNTNMFLHLIFSRFYS; translated from the coding sequence GTGTAacagaagcaaaaaactGGATTGAAGAATGCTTGGATACCAATTTGGGACCCATCTCTACTTTCGAACAGTCTTTGCGAAATGGAGTCGTGCTGGCAAAGCTGGTTTTACGGTTTCAACCATTCAGACGTTTCCGAGTGTTTGAGTCTGATGAGCTCCAGTTCCGTCACTCAGACAATATCAATAAATTTCTGGACTTTATAGCCGACATAAAACTCCCTGAgatatttcattttgaacTCACAGATATCTATGAAGGGAAGAACCTTCCCAAGGTTATATATTGTATCCATGctctttcattctttttgtcaatGCAAAATTTAGCTCCTCCCTTGGTACGAATAAATGAGAATTTGAACTTTGCTGATGATGATGTTGCCCAAATAGTCCGAAGACTGCAACAATCAAACGCAATACTACCAAACTTTACTGCCTTAAGCAGTGATTTTATGCTTCGTGCTAGTCCTACACTGTCCCCTACCCGAAACCCTGCTGCATCTCCTAAGCATTCGCGTGCTAGGTCTCAAGACTTATCCGACTCAGGATCTGCCTTTTCTTCCCCTTTAACTTCTCCGcttaaatataaagaagaagatacACGAAGTCCGCTTTCCTCTTCCACTTCTCATAGAAGAACTAAATCCTCTCTCCCTTCACTAAACAGTTTCAAATCAAGCACACCTGCtttatcttcttcctcGAAGCTTAATGGATTTGaagattcatttttgcaACCGccatcttcatctttacGTGATTCCCCAagtccttctttttttacaacATTTTCCCCTAATCGACGACGAGAAGCTCTCTTTTCGTATTATAATCCTTATCACCAGTTAGAACGTGCTCCATTCCAGGATAATGTTTTGAATGGCGTTCAAGCTTGCTGTCGTGGTGTAATCGCGAGAATCAAGCTGGTCGACGTATTGCAATCTTTAGCAGAACAAAGCACTCATGTTGAAACTTTTCAGGCTATGATCAGAGGATATTTGTCTCGATCAACATACAAGATTAATGAGAATGCGTATGAGGAAATGGTTAGGTGGACTGAATCACTTCAATCTTCAATCCGTGGACATCTTGTCCGAGTCGaatacaaggaaaaagtaCTTCGAAATGAAAGTTTGCGTTCAGTTCCAAAAATGCAAGCTGTTATTCGTGCAGGGTTTTACAGGAGGAGCCAAGTTGCTATCTTAGAACGTTTAAAAGAGAAGGAGtcttcatttattttaattcaGTCATCTTCCCATGGATACCTGACCCGTCATCAAATTGTAAACATGCTGGACAATCTTTATCATTACATACCTTCAATTATTCAATTACAAAGCGTTATACGTGGTGCTTTGTTCCGCAATCGTTTGAAGCAATTGTCGAGAGAATTGGATTCGTTTCCTTATCGGTTCCATGCCATGTGCAGAGGTTTCTTTCTAAGAAGGAGACTCAATAATTTAAAGTCCTCTTTAGAATCCCAATCTTCGTCTTTTACTAGTTTGTCAACTTTATCGAGAGGATGCTTATTGCGTAGTATCTACAAAGGACACTTGAAGCAGTTACACTATTTGTCTCCTTCGCTTATTCCGTTGCAATCAATTTGTCGAGGGTTACTGTCACAACGCTGGCAGTTGAATATACTAGAAGAGCTTTATTCTCATACAGCTTCCGTCACTACATTACAATCTTTTATTCGAGGATTTTTAACAAGGATTTCTGTTGCAAAACTAAACATTCATCTTGTTAAACATTCCAGAGATATCCTTTTCGTACAATCTGCTGTGAGAGCTGTTTTACTTCGAGACGATGTGAACTTCATCGAAATTCAATTAGAATCCTCCATAGATGAGACATTAGCTTTACAGTCCACTATTAGAGGCTGCTTGGCGAGAAGTAATTTTGCGAGGAAACTACAAAGCTTTCATcagaaaatggaaaatcCGATAATTGCGAAATCAGTATATCGGGGCCGTCAAGAGGGTCTTGCATATCGTGAACTAGCTACCGCTAGAAATCCCCCGGTTATGACCGTCAAGAATTTTGTTCACTTATTGGATGATAACAACTTTgactttgaagaagatgttTGCATAGAAAATATGCGCAAAGAAATTGTAAAACTCGTCCGCGAAAATGAAACGATTGAAGAGCATATCAATGAACTGGACGTCAAGATTGCGCTTTTAGTTAAGAACAAAATCAGTCTTGATGATGTTCTAAAGCACCacaataaatataaacCAGGCAAACAGGTTTCCGACTACATTGCCAATTCTCGTTCAATGAAAACCCTTAATAACTCAAGCAGACGTTACCTTGATCTTGTtcaatgctttttttatgtGCTACAAACTAACGAAATCTATATTACTAATTATTTGCACATATTAAATAAGAGTAATCCTAGTTTTATGCAATTGAGGCATATTACCTATTTAATTCTGCAAATCTTTGGTCACGCATCTAATAGACGTGAGGAAGTCTTGTTTCTAAGGTTGATGACAAATGTACTAAACATGGAAGTTAGTCAAGCTGAAACTACTGAAGACATTCTAAACAATGAATCtatttggaagattttGTTAATGGGTCTTTTGGGAAATATAAGGGATGCCAAGCTCTGGAAATCAATACTCAGCCGTATGCATAAAATATTAGTATACGACGAAAGAATggattttgaaataaatcCCGTAGCCTTGTTGAAACAATTTGAACCAAATCGAAAGGATCATTCAGAAAACCCCAAGGTTGCTTTAAATATTGCTATGCAACATTCTCCAACAAGGAACCTTTATGTTGGTCGCTTGCGAGAATTGAGAAAGTTATGTCAATCATTTATAATCGCATTATCCAGGAATATTGaaagctttcctttttcactATGCTACGTTGCTTCTCAGCTGAAGTTATCTTTAGAACAGAATTTTCCATCAGCAAGGAAAGAGTGGGTATTTGGTATTATAGGACGCTTCGTTTTTGATAATTACATCAAGCCTTTGCTAATTTCACCTGATAATTATAAATTGGTGGAAGGTCACATTAATGCtctacaaagaaaaaatctcaattgcttttcagaTATTCTATCCGAAATCTTCAGTGTTGAGCCTCGTGACTCACGGCAGTTAGGCTTTTTAAGACCTCTTTCAGAGTTTATTGAAGTTTCCAAACAGGATAtcgtaatttttttggagcATTTAACTGATGTCGTTGATCCAGAGACTTACTTTGAATTTGATGTGTTTGAAGATATAGTAAGCACAAAGCGGCCCGTAATTTATATGAAACGAGACGATATCCTTAATATATATACACAAATATCACGCGCTTCAGACTTGATTGCTACTGATTCACCAAATGATCCATTACGGGCTGTGATAAGTGAATTGGAATCAACGTCACCTAAAgatgatgaatttttggaaagtgAAACTGACATTAAATTAGAGTTGAGTCCTCGGTTTTGCACTGTAGAGGACCCTGTTGCCGAAGAAAGATCACTAATAGTACAAACCAAGCGCTATATATTCTTTATTATCAGGGTACAAAACGGAACTAGTCTTATGGACATTTTAGTAAAACCTGTCACCGATGAAGATGAGGAAACTTGGCGTGAACTTTTGGTTGCAGAAGCggaaagaaatcaaagattCGAAGCATTTGACGATACGCTCTCATCTAGTTCATTTGCTGAACTAAAATACTTGGCATTAACCAATGTTCTAGAATTAGAAAATCTTGGTTTTGCAAATCGATCTAATAACTACCAGGACATTGTTAATTCTATCGCTCTGGATATTCGAAATAAATCAAAACGTCGACTTCAACGCCAACGAGAACTTGATTTTGGTCGCCAAAACTTGGTCAGCTTAAAGGATAAACGAGCTTTTCTGGACTCTCAACTGAAAAGTTATAACGAATACATTGAGCAAGCTATGGAAACTCTTCAATcgaagaaaggaaagaaaaaactaaTACCGTTTTCGAAACAATACTTCCATATGCGTGAATTGAGAAAATCCGGTAGAGTTCCTCGCTTCGGATCATTCAAATATACTGCCACGAAACTTTACGATCGAGGCATTCTAGTCTCCATGTCTCACATGCCTCACCACGATAAATTGTATATCACTATATCCGCCGACGAAGTAGGAAAATTCACTTTGGAAGCTAGTAGCAATGCGGTTCAAGTTACCAGCCCGAGATGCGAACTTCAACTGGATGATCTCCTTTCAGCTCAATATAATAAAGTACTTACTATAGACGTTTTGGAAGGAAGACTCAAGTTTAACACGAATATGTTCTtacatttgattttttctcGATTTTACTCTTGA